The Isachenkonia alkalipeptolytica genome has a window encoding:
- the galE gene encoding UDP-glucose 4-epimerase GalE has protein sequence MSILITGGAGYIGSHTVKYFQKQNEEIIVVDNMQSGHEPSIEVDHLYKIDIRDKGELDKVFKNHNIEAVIHFAANSLVGESMEKPYEYYSNNVYGMLCLLDVMRENNVNKIVFSSTAATYGEPKSIPIMESEETSPTNTYGETKLAMEKMMKWFEQAYGTKFVSLRYFNAAGAFETGEIGEDHHPETHLIPLILQVPLGKRDKIYMFGDDYPTEDGTCVRDYIHVMDLASAHYRALEYLRKGNNSDIFNLGNGNGYSVKEVIETTRKVTDHPIPAEVKERRAGDPAALIASSEKAKSVLGWKPEFDSLEKIIEDAWRWHKSNPNGYEK, from the coding sequence GTTGTAGATAATATGCAAAGTGGTCATGAGCCTTCAATTGAAGTGGACCATCTGTATAAAATCGATATTAGAGATAAAGGTGAACTGGACAAAGTTTTTAAGAACCATAATATAGAAGCAGTTATTCATTTTGCAGCTAACTCTCTAGTTGGAGAGAGTATGGAAAAGCCGTATGAATATTACAGCAACAATGTTTATGGAATGCTTTGCCTTCTTGATGTGATGAGAGAGAACAATGTAAACAAGATTGTATTCTCATCAACAGCAGCGACATATGGAGAGCCAAAGAGTATTCCAATCATGGAATCTGAGGAGACAAGCCCTACCAACACTTATGGTGAGACGAAACTTGCCATGGAGAAAATGATGAAGTGGTTTGAACAGGCTTATGGCACCAAGTTTGTATCTCTTAGATACTTTAATGCTGCAGGAGCTTTTGAGACTGGTGAAATAGGGGAAGATCACCATCCGGAAACACACCTTATTCCGCTTATTTTACAAGTACCACTTGGAAAGCGTGATAAGATTTATATGTTTGGAGATGACTATCCTACTGAAGATGGAACATGTGTAAGAGATTATATTCATGTCATGGACCTTGCTTCAGCTCATTATAGAGCACTTGAGTATCTAAGAAAAGGAAATAATAGTGATATCTTTAACCTTGGAAATGGCAATGGCTACTCAGTGAAAGAGGTAATTGAAACAACAAGAAAAGTAACAGACCATCCAATTCCAGCAGAAGTTAAAGAAAGACGTGCAGGGGATCCAGCAGCACTTATTGCTTCATCAGAAAAAGCTAAGAGTGTGTTGGGATGGAAGCCTGAGTTTGATTCACTTGAAAAGATTATTGAAGATGCCTGGAGATGGCATAAGAGTAATCCTAATGGATATGAAAAATAG